The window CTACAACTAGTTTAGCAACGGAAATTACTGTAAATGTAGAAGTTAAAGCAAGTGATGATGGTGAAACAAAACTTGTAGGTACAAAAACTATTACTGTAAAAATTGCTAAAATTATACCAGAAGTGGCAAAAGCAGATTTAAGCACCTTAACAAATATTGATTCTCCAATAACTGTTGAAGCCACTGAAAATACTAATACAAGTGATGCTAAAATTAAAACTGCTGTTGAAGCAAAAGTTTTAGAAGAAGTTAAAAAATTACTGAATGGACCTGCTGTTGAAGCCACTGAATTAGATATTACTGTGAAAAAAACAGATGGAAATGATTTAGATGCTACAACTAGTTTAGCAACGGAAATTACTGTAAATGTAGAAGTTAAAGCAAGTGATGATGGTGAAACAAAACTTGTAGGTACAAAAACTATTACTGTAAAAATTGCTAAAATTATACCAGAAGTGGCAAAAGCAGATTTAAGCACCTTAACAAATATTGATTCTCCAATAACTGTTGAAGCCACTGAAAATACTAATACAAGTGATGCTAAAATTAAAACTGCTGTTGAAGCAAAAGTTTTAGAAGAAGTTAAAAAATTACCGAATGGACCTGCTGTTGAAGCCACTGATTTAGATATTACTGTGAAAAAAACAGATGGAAATGATTTAGATGCTACAACTAGTTTAGCAACGGAAATTACTGTAAATGTAGAAGTTAAAGCAAGTGATGGTGGTGAAACAAAACTTGTAGGTACAAAAACTATTACTGTAAAAATTGCAAAATTAATTTAATTTATTAAATAAAATTAATGAGAACATAAAATTTAAGTAGGGAAAGGACATAATGTTCTTTCTCTTTATTTTGTAAATATTTTATAGAAAAATAGTTTTTGTACCTACAAGTTTTGTTTCACCACCATCGCCACAAACAATTATTTTGTCATAATTAATATTTACATAATGTTTTTGTAATTCTTTAATAGACTTCTTGCATTACTTATTTATTAAACAAAATTCCTATAAAATATATTTAAAATAGAAATTATAAGGAATTTAAGATTATGAAATTTGATAAATTTAATTTTATTAATGATAAAGAATTATTACGATTAACTGGAATAAAGCAAAGTACTTTTAATAAAATGTTAAATATTTTAAAAGAAGCTGAGTTAAAAAAGTTTAAAAGAGGTGGTAAAAATAATAAATTATCATTAGAAAATAGATTATTGATGACTTTATCATATTGACGAGAATATCGTACTTATTTTCATCTTGGTAAAAGTTTTGATATTAGTGAAGCTAGTTGTTATCGAAATATCAAGTGAATTGAAGATATTTTAATCAAACATCCTGATTTTCAACAACTTGCTGGTAAAAAAGCATTAATAAATGATTATTTTAATGATAAAACAATTATTATTGATGCTACAGAAACACCCATTCAACGCCCAAAAAAGACAAAAACAATCTTATTCAGGAAAAAAGAAAAAACACACTATTAAAACACAAGTAATTATTGAAAAAGAAAGCAAAATAATTATTGCAACAAATTTTTCTCTCGGCAAAAAGCATGATTTTTGTTTATTTAAAGAATCAAAAATCCCAATTTTAAAAAATACTAAATTAATAGTTGATAATGGTTATCAAGGAATACAAAAAATTCATAGTAATGTTCTAATACCTAAGAAAAAAACAAAGAAAAACCCTTTAAATAAAGAACAAAAACATAATAATAAATTAATTTCAAAAATGAGAATTATTATTGAAAATATTTTTGCTATTCTTAAAAAATTTAAAATTATTACTGAAAAATATCGTAATCGTAGAAAACGATTTAGTTTAAGATTTAATTTAATTGCTTCAATTTATAATTTGCAATTATAGATAACATAAAATATTTATTTAAAATTAAATTTAAATGCTGAATTATACTTGTAAGTGCAAGTAAATAAAATTGCAAAAAATCTCATATAAAAATTTCATGATGCTAAGTTTATTTTAGAAAAAACAAAGCAAGGAGTTTTTATATGGGTTACAAACATCTTGGCATATATGAAAGAATTTATATTGAGAATCAATTGAAGTTTAAAGTAAAAATTAGTGAAATAGCTAAAAATCTTAATCGAAGTATTAGTACTATTATTCGAGAAGTCAATAGAAATAAAGATAGTAATCATTATTTTTCATTAATTGCACAAAATAAAGCAGAAAACAGAAAACAATCACATGTTTATTTTCATAAGTTTAAAAATAGAGAATTAGTAAAATATGTACAACAAAAATTACTATTAGGTTGATCGCCTGAACAAATTTATGGCAGAATTAAAAATTTTCATAAAGAATGAATTATTAGTTTTAAAACAATTTACAATTGAATTTATTCTGGATTACTTGAAAAAGTTACTAATAAAAATTTAAGAAGAAAAGGTAAGAAACGAAAATCTCAAGAAAATCGCGGTAAATTTAATGGTAAATCAATTAAAGAACGAAATATTAATGTTAATAATCGTATAACTGTTGGTCATTGAGAAGGTGATACTGTAGTATCATCACGAGGTAAAAGTAAATCATGTTTAATAACTTTAGTTGAAAGAACATCAAGATTTACTTTAGCAATGTTAGTTGAAAATAGAACTACT is drawn from Spiroplasma endosymbiont of Asaphidion curtum and contains these coding sequences:
- a CDS encoding IS5 family transposase (programmed frameshift), translating into MKFDKFNFINDKELLRLTGIKQSTFNKMLNILKEAELKKFKRGGKNNKLSLENRLLMTLSYWREYRTYFHLGKSFDISEASCYRNIKWIEDILIKHPDFQQLAGKKALINDYFNDKTIIIDATETPIQRPKKTQKQSYSGKKKKHTIKTQVIIEKESKIIIATNFSLGKKHDFCLFKESKIPILKNTKLIVDNGYQGIQKIHSNVLIPKKKTKKNPLNKEQKHNNKLISKMRIIIENIFAILKKFKIITEKYRNRRKRFSLRFNLIASIYNLQL
- a CDS encoding IS30 family transposase, with translation MGYKHLGIYERIYIENQLKFKVKISEIAKNLNRSISTIIREVNRNKDSNHYFSLIAQNKAENRKQSHVYFHKFKNRELVKYVQQKLLLGWSPEQIYGRIKNFHKEWIISFKTIYNWIYSGLLEKVTNKNLRRKGKKRKSQENRGKFNGKSIKERNINVNNRITVGHWEGDTVVSSRGKSKSCLITLVERTSRFTLAMLVENRTTKVVNENISHYLSILPNNLVKTITFDRGKEFSNWQQLEKNLNVKIYFANAYSPWQRGTNENTNGLIREKFPKKFNFSNTTKNAVHKFILSLNQRPRKILNYLSPIEYLVRKII